Below is a window of Pseudodesulfovibrio sp. 5S69 DNA.
GCATGCTCGCCCTCGGGCCGAAGTAGGGCGGTGGGGCCCCCTTCCCCCGGCCCCCCACCCCCCTTTCCTTCCTAAATTTCTTGGTGCCGCTTCGCGGGGTTCAAGCGCGAAGAAAAGCCCCCGGCTCGGTGAGTCGGGGGCTTGCGTTTTTTCGTCAGTCTGGCGGAAGGTTACTCGGTCTTCATGCGGGCCGTGCCTTCCTTGTAGAAGGGCAGGCTCGTCTTTTTCGCTTCCAGTTCGGCGCGGGCGGTCTTGATGATGAAGGTGTCCTTGTCCGCGTCCTCGGCCCGGACGTAAGCCAGGGCGATGCAGTGGCCCAGGCTCGGAGCGAAGGAGCCGCTGGTGATGATGCCGGTCTTCTCGCCGCCGGGCAGGCAGACCTCGTCGTTGTGCCGGGCCGTGCGGCGGCCTTCGATGGTCAGGGGGATCAGGGATTCGTCCACCCGGCCCAGGCCGGACTTGCCGATGTACTCGGACTCCTTCTTGAGGAAGAAGCCGGAACCGGCTTCCACCGGAGTGCGCTGTTCGTCCAGGTCCTGGCCGTAGAGCGGATAGCCGATTTCCAGGCGGAGGGTGTCGCGCGCGCCCAGGCCGACCGGTTCCACGCGTTGGTCGGCGGCCAGCTTTTCCCAGACCTCCAGGGCTTTGTCGGCGGGCAGGTAGAGCTCGTAGCCCAGCTCGCCCGTGTAGCCGGTGCGGCTGACGATCATGGGGAAGCCGAGCGCCTCGGTCTGCTCGAAATTAAAATATTTCAGGTGATTCCACTTGGAACCGAAGA
It encodes the following:
- the gcvT gene encoding glycine cleavage system aminomethyltransferase GcvT, with the translated sequence MENLETTPLTQWHRENGAKMAPFAGFDMPVQYKGIIIEHKHTREKAGIFDICHMGEFRLSGQGAKDGLNKIVSHDLDTLGSGKCRYGFLLNASGGINDDLIIYCLAEDEYMLVVNGACRQKDFDHIAANLPGGLSFTDISDETGKIDVQGPESLDVLNDLFGSKWNHLKYFNFEQTEALGFPMIVSRTGYTGELGYELYLPADKALEVWEKLAADQRVEPVGLGARDTLRLEIGYPLYGQDLDEQRTPVEAGSGFFLKKESEYIGKSGLGRVDESLIPLTIEGRRTARHNDEVCLPGGEKTGIITSGSFAPSLGHCIALAYVRAEDADKDTFIIKTARAELEAKKTSLPFYKEGTARMKTE